In the genome of Flavobacterium panacagri, one region contains:
- a CDS encoding SDR family NAD(P)-dependent oxidoreductase yields the protein MAKTVFITGASRGFGKLWTEALLQKGYNVAATARNISSLDELADKYNGKILPLELDVTDRNSVFKTVERVKEHFGSIDILINNAGYGLFGTLEENTEEEVRQQMETNFFGLVWVTQAVVPIMREQGRGHIIQLSSALGLISFPTLGVYSASKFAVEGLSESLAAEVKGFGIKVTIVEPNEFSTEWGGASAKSSSALPVYENVRTEFFALLSDDLVGIPEATVPAVLKLIESKNPPLRLFLGKAGFPMVKYAYENRFSEWESWSEIANAAHGK from the coding sequence ATGGCAAAAACAGTTTTTATAACCGGCGCATCCCGCGGTTTTGGTAAATTATGGACAGAAGCTCTATTACAAAAAGGATACAATGTAGCTGCAACGGCTAGAAATATCAGTTCACTGGATGAATTGGCAGATAAATACAACGGTAAGATTCTGCCTCTTGAATTGGATGTGACAGACCGCAACAGTGTTTTTAAAACAGTTGAGAGAGTTAAAGAGCATTTTGGAAGCATAGACATTTTGATTAACAATGCGGGATATGGTCTATTTGGCACTTTAGAAGAAAATACGGAAGAAGAGGTTCGCCAGCAGATGGAGACCAATTTTTTCGGACTGGTATGGGTTACACAGGCTGTAGTGCCTATTATGCGCGAACAGGGCAGGGGACATATTATTCAGCTGTCAAGTGCTTTAGGGCTCATTTCTTTTCCTACTTTAGGGGTTTACAGCGCTTCTAAATTTGCGGTGGAAGGACTAAGCGAAAGTCTGGCGGCAGAGGTTAAAGGTTTTGGCATCAAAGTAACTATCGTGGAGCCAAATGAATTTTCAACTGAGTGGGGTGGAGCTTCAGCAAAATCATCTTCGGCACTGCCGGTTTATGAAAATGTAAGAACTGAATTTTTTGCACTTTTATCGGATGATTTAGTCGGAATACCTGAAGCTACAGTGCCTGCGGTGTTGAAGCTTATAGAAAGCAAAAATCCACCGCTGCGCCTATTTCTTGGAAAAGCTGGTTTTCCTATGGTGAAATATGCCTATGAGAACCGTTTTTCAGAATGGGAATCCTGGTCCGAAATAGCCAATGCGGCTCATGGGAAGTAA
- a CDS encoding helix-turn-helix domain-containing protein: protein MEHFKHLADMHRSIGLPLPEDPLFSLVHCNTACTMAANEFTTDFYMIGFKKLKNGEIIYGRTKYDHDTGSMMFLKPRQIIQFNQVEHEEDAFLLFIHEDYFLGHHLHQQINKYSYFDYKTNEALFLSPKEESVVWDIFHKIKMEYYDNIDDYSKDIILTYIESMLQYAQRFYKRQFINRKEISGKTVSRFNETLKSFNKNDIKKKGIPTVSAVSSLLNLSPRYMSDLLKQETGKTAMELIHIYLINEAKNQLKANNDLTVSEVAYDLGFESLPSFSRLFKKETGLSPNEFKKSFLN from the coding sequence ATGGAACATTTTAAGCATCTGGCTGATATGCACCGCTCTATAGGACTTCCGCTGCCGGAAGATCCTCTGTTTAGTCTGGTGCACTGCAATACCGCCTGTACAATGGCAGCAAATGAGTTTACTACAGATTTTTACATGATAGGTTTTAAAAAACTTAAAAATGGAGAGATTATTTATGGACGCACAAAGTACGATCATGATACCGGCAGTATGATGTTTCTAAAACCCAGGCAGATTATTCAGTTCAATCAGGTAGAGCATGAAGAAGATGCCTTTCTGCTTTTTATTCATGAAGATTATTTTCTGGGGCATCATCTTCATCAGCAAATAAACAAATATTCCTATTTTGATTACAAAACAAATGAAGCGCTGTTTCTTTCTCCGAAAGAAGAAAGCGTTGTCTGGGATATTTTTCATAAAATTAAAATGGAATACTACGATAATATCGATGACTATAGTAAAGATATTATTCTGACTTATATCGAATCGATGCTGCAGTATGCCCAAAGGTTTTATAAGAGGCAGTTTATAAATCGAAAGGAAATTTCTGGAAAAACAGTTTCTAGATTCAATGAAACATTGAAATCTTTTAATAAGAATGATATTAAAAAAAAAGGAATCCCTACAGTCAGTGCCGTTTCTTCTCTTTTGAATTTATCGCCCCGCTACATGAGCGACCTGCTAAAACAGGAGACGGGCAAGACGGCAATGGAGCTTATCCATATCTATCTGATTAATGAAGCTAAAAATCAGTTAAAAGCCAATAATGATCTTACTGTTTCAGAGGTGGCTTATGATTTGGGCTTTGAAAGCCTGCCTTCTTTTTCAAGATTATTCAAGAAAGAAACAGGACTCAGTCCCAATGAATTTAAAAAGAGTTTTTTAAACTGA